From the Phycisphaerales bacterium AB-hyl4 genome, the window TTGAATCCCTCCTGTGGGGTTGTTTTTCAAGAATGCTGGAGCGGTGGTGCGGTCATCGCAGGGCAACGGCCTGCGACTGGCGTGAAGTCGCGGGCTTGGCAGGGGGCGCAGGCGTGAAGTGGGCCTGACCGTTTTGCCGGTAGAGGTCGACGTAGAACTCCAGCAGGCAGGAGGCGTCATCGATGTCGCCGCGATGACGTGTGTAGCGGAGCCCGCAGCGGGCGAACAGGTTGATGATCTGAGCCGTGGGCCAGGTGGTCTGTGCGACGAGTTTGAGGTAGCCGAAGTAGTGGCAGTGCTGGACGGCGGCGATCAGGAGTTGCTCGGGGATATCAGCGTCTTCCCATGCATCGTCGATGCAGAGTTGTGTAAGGCGCGCGATCATGGGTTGTTCGTGCTGGAGGCCGGCGACGCCGACGACGATGCCGTCGATTTCGGCGATCCAGAGGTGGTTGGGCGGCTGCGTGAAATAGTCAGCCTCGACGTCGGCGGCGGTGAGCGGATTGGGCGGGACGGGACCGACCATAGGCTCGCTTTGGGCTAAAAGGCTTGCGACAGCGTTGGCATCATCGTCGCGGAATGGCCTGAGGCGGATCGGGCGGGTGATGGGAGCGGTGGTGTTCAGGTGCATTTTCGGCAACCTCCGTGTTGTCGTCAGGTCGGCCGTGGCTGGAGCCGGGCGGCGGGCCTTCTGTGGTTTTCGTGATGTCCTTCAACGTGATTGGCCGACGCTTCCAGCCGTCCACCCCTCGGCCGACCACGTTTTTTCATGCCCACACAGTAAACTTGACGATGCGAAAGAAGCCCATCCGGTGACGTCCCCAACAGCGGGGTTGGTCGCACTGAATTCACGCTCGGTGTGAGCCTTAGCCGGGGTACGGCCGACATCGGCCGCAGCGCATTCGTCAGCCGCCCGAAGGCCAGTCATTCATACGTATTGCCGAGTGAGCCGGATTTTCTAAAAAACCCGGTTTTGTAGTAGGGTTATTTTTGACAACAACTCAGCATTTCCCTTAGCATGCCCTCCGGCTAAGCCGGTTGACCGTGCGGTCAGTGCACAGGTTGAACGGGGCTTTTAAGGGGCGGAGCGTCCGTTGCGGTTTGGCGAGTTGTTGAAATTTGGGGCCACCTTTGCCGCGGGGCCGCCCTCGCGTGCGACAAGGGAACTGTCGAGATGGTGCGATTTGTCCTTGCTCTGGCGGTTGTCGTACTGACGGCCAATTTCTGCTCAGGAAGCAGTTTGCCATTCAATGATCCGCTGCACGAGCAGCAGTGGTATCTGCGCGCGATGCGTTTCGACGCGGCGTGGGCAGCGCTGGAAGCGCGGGATGTGGCGCGGAAACCGGTGGTGGTGGCGGTGGTGGATTCGGGTTTCGACCTGGATCACCCAGATTTGGCGGAGAACATGCTGCCGGGGTTCAACATTGTGGACGGCAGCGATGTGGTGGACGCCCTGACGTCACACGGGACTGGCACGGCTGGGCCGATCGGGGCAATCTCCAACAATGCCCTGGGGATCAGCCAGGCGGCGTGGACCGCGCAGGTGATGCCGATTCGTGTGACCAATCGCGAAGACGGCCGGGCGCGGACGGCGGACATCAACGCGGCAATCCGCCACGCCGCCGACGCGGGGGCGCAGGTGATCAATGTCAGCTACGGCGGCGTGCAACTGGACTCGGTGAACGCGGCAGCGCGGTATGCCCAGGAACGTGGGGCGGTTGTGATCATGCCTGCGGGCAATGAAGGGCGATATCAAGGCGATTGGAAGCGTCAGCCAAGCGTGCTCGCGGTCGGCGCGATCGGTCGCAACGGGCAGCGGGCATCGTTTTCCAACCACGGCTCGTTCGTTGATTTCGTCGCGCCGGGGCAAGGTGTGACGAGCTTGTACCCGAATCAAGGGTATGCACGCTGGAATGGTACGAGCTTTGCAAGCCCGCTTGTGGCGTCGGCGGCGGCGCTGGTGGTGGCGGCAAATCCGGAGCTGACGCCGATGCAGGTGGCGGAAGTACTGCGTCAGGCCGTGGTTGTGGATGGTGATCAGATGGAAGCGGACATGCTGCCGGGCGTGATCGACGCGGCGCGGGCGGTGGAACTGGCGGTGGCAATCGCGGAAGGCGTGATGGACGCGCCGGCGGTGGCGATGGCGGACGCGACGGCGTCGGCGGGCGGTGTGGACGAAGCGCGTTGGCAGACGCACGCGGCGGCGCGGGAGGCGGAGTTGCTTCAATCGCCACAAGGGTACGTGACGCATATCTATTCGACGCGAGCGCAGTGAAGCCGAATGCCCGTCCGCCTTGGGGCGGGGGGTGGACACCCACGGATGCAATCCGTGGGCTTTGTCATGCCGTCGAAGGCGTATGACCGGCGCATCAAGTCGAAGGCGTATGACCGGCGCATCAATCAGTGTCGGCAGGTCGTCTGAGCTTCCATTTGATTTCCTCGGCGAGGCAGTAGAGCACGGGGACGGTGAACATCGTAATGAGGACCAGGCTCATGCCGCCGACGCTGGGGATGGCCATGGGGATCATGATGTCCGCGCCGCGGCCGGTGGCGGTGAGCACGGGCAGCAGGGCGAGGATGGTCGTCGCGCTGGTCATCAGGCAGGGGCGGACACGGCGAAGGCCGGCATGCAGGACGGCTTCGCGGATCTGGGCGACCGACTCGGTCTTGCGATCGCGGAAGCTCTGGCGGAGGTAGGTCGCCATCACGACGCCGTCGTCGACCGCGATGCCGAACAGCGCGAGGAAGCCAACCCATACCGCGACCGAGAGGTTGACCGGCTGGAGTTGGAAGAGGTCGCGCATATTGACGCCGAAGACGTCGAAGTTGGCGAACCACGGTTGGCTGTAGAGGTGGAGCATGATGAACCCGCCCGCCCAGGCGACGGCGATGCCGCTGAAGACGATGAACGTGGTGACGGTCGAGCGGAACTGGAAGTAGAGGATGAGGAAGATGATCGCCAGCGCGACGGGGAGAATGACGCGCATGGTCTGCATCGTCTGCACCTGTTGTTCGTAACGCCCGGCGAACCGCCAACTCACGCCGGCGGGCACGGCAAGCTCGCCTGAGGCGATTTTTTCATCGAGATAAGCACGTGCCTGCTCGACGACGTCGATCTCGGCCTGGCCCTGCTGCGCGCCGAAGGTGACGTAGGCGGTGAGGAACGTGTCTTCGGCACGGATCATCTGCGGGCCACGGGCGTAGCGGATGTCGGCGACCTGTTCGAGCGGAACCTGTGCCCCATCGCCGGCGGGGAGCATGACGCGCTGCATGGCTTCGATGTCCTGCCGCATATCGCGGGCGTAGCGGACGCGGATGGGGTAGCGTTCCCGGCCTTCGACGGTGGTGGACACGGCCTCGCCGCCAATGGCTGCCTGGATCACCTGCTGCACGTCGTCGATGCGCAAGCCGAAGCGGGCGATCGCCTCGCGGTCGGGGTGGATCTCAAGGTAAGGCTTGCCGACGACACGGTCGGCGTTGACGGTGTTGGGGTTGATGCTGGGCAACTCGCGCAGCAAACGTTCGATCTGCACCGCGACGCGGTCGAGTGTGTCGAGGTCAGGCGCGCGGACCTTGACGCCCATGCTCGCACGCATGCCGGTCTGGAGCATGACCTGTCGAATGTTGATCGGCTGATCGAGCGGGGCCGAAGTCGCGCCGGGCAGGTCGGCGGCGGCGGCGAGCTCGTTCCAGATATCGCGCGGGCTGTTGATGTGGTCTCGCCACTGTCGGTACGGCCGACCACGCGGGTCGGGGATGATTTCGCCCTCATCGTCGCGGACGTGTTCGTTGGTATCGCGGTCGAACTTGAAGTTGATCCGCCTTCCGGCGTCGTCGGTGATGTATTCGCTTTTGTAGTCGATGACGGTTTCGATCATGGAGACGGGCGCGGGGTCGAGTGCGCTTTCCGCTCGCCCGATCTTGCCGTAGACGCCTTCGATTTCAGGGACGGAGGCGATGGCGAGGTCTTGATACTGGAGCACGTCGAGTGCTTCGCCGATCGAACCGTGGGGCATGATGGTGGGCATCCAGAGGAACGTGCCCTCGTCGAGTCGTGGCATGAACTCGCGGCCGAGGCCGGGCATGGCATGATTGGCCCAGACCCAGGGGCCGCTTAAGCGGATGGTGTCGCTGTCGCCGCCGGCGCGGTCGACGGCGGCGGGGATGAAGCTGAATGTGCGGTCGAAGCCGAGCCAGATAGATAGGCCGAGCAGGATCATGAGCACGGGGATGATGAGGAAGGCGGTTTTGACCGCGAGCAGAAAGCGGAGGATGTGTGCGTAGGCGAGCATGAACAGCCAGAAGAGCGTGAGCAGTCCGCCGATGAGCAGTGTGACGAAGATGAGGTTGCGGACGAAGCCGCGCTCGGGGCCGAGCGGTTCCCAGACTTGCGCGAGGATGACGCCGACGACAACGATGGCGACCGCGCTGGCGAGCCATGTGGCGGCGCGGCGGAGCATGCGGGCAAAGCGTTCGCTTGGTTGTGCCCACCCGGGCCGGAGCGTGCGGATAAGCGTGGGCAGCTCGTCTTCGAGCAGGTGATAGAAGACGACCGCCAGCAGCAATGCGCCGGCGAACGTGACCCAGCCCCAGTCCTGGAGCGTACCGAGCGTGACGATGGCGATCGCAGTGACGCCGAGGCCGAACAGCGCGGCGCGCAGCATGGTTCGGCCGGTGATGCGGCCGGCGATGATCAGGTGCACCGCGGCGGGGACGATGGTCAGCGCGATGAAGATCGAAGCGATGAGCACGAAGGTTTTGGTGAACGCAAGGGGGATGAACATCTTGCCCGACTCGCCGGTGAGCATGAACACGGGCAGGAAGCTGACGACGGTGGTGCTGATGGCGGTGAGCACCGCCGAGCCGACTTCGCGCACGCCGCGGAAGACGACGTCGAGGCGAGGTTCGTCGTCGCGTGCTTCGGCAAGATGTTTGAGCACGTTTTCGGTGACGATGAGCCCCATGTCGACAATCGTGCCGATGGCGATAGCAATGCCCGCCAGCGCGACAACGTTCGCGTCGATGCCGACAAGCTTCATGAGGATGAAGCTGATGAGCACCGCGAGGGGGAGCATGGCGCTGATGATCATTGCGCTGCGCAGGTGCATGACGAGCACGAGCACGACGATGATGGTGACGAGGATCTGTTGAACGAGCGCGTCGTTGAGCGTGCCGAGCGTTTCATAGATGAGGTTCGTGCGGTCGTAAAAGGGGACGACTTCAAGCTGGCTGATGTTGATCCAACCGGGCCAGTCGTCGCGCGAGGTGTTGCGGAGGAAGTTCAGCCAGGCGTCGTGGTCGAGCTCGGCGTCGGCATAGGCGTTGAAGTCGTGGGCGTCGGCAAAGTGGCGGACATCGCGGGGGGTGGTCTGATCCCAGTCGATGAGGACTTTGGCGGGCAGGCCGGGTGTGATTTCTTCGATTCGGTCTTTGAGGTTGTGGATGGCCTGGAGGGGGTTATAGCCTTCGCGGACGACGGCGACGCCGCCGACGGCTTCCGCCCCGCCGACGGTGAGCGCGCCGCGGCGGGGGCCGGGCGCTCGGCTGACGTTGGCGACATCGCCGACGCGGACGGGGACGTTGTCGTCGCGGACGGCGAGG encodes:
- a CDS encoding GNAT family N-acetyltransferase codes for the protein MHLNTTAPITRPIRLRPFRDDDANAVASLLAQSEPMVGPVPPNPLTAADVEADYFTQPPNHLWIAEIDGIVVGVAGLQHEQPMIARLTQLCIDDAWEDADIPEQLLIAAVQHCHYFGYLKLVAQTTWPTAQIINLFARCGLRYTRHRGDIDDASCLLEFYVDLYRQNGQAHFTPAPPAKPATSRQSQAVALR
- a CDS encoding S8 family serine peptidase, whose translation is MVRFVLALAVVVLTANFCSGSSLPFNDPLHEQQWYLRAMRFDAAWAALEARDVARKPVVVAVVDSGFDLDHPDLAENMLPGFNIVDGSDVVDALTSHGTGTAGPIGAISNNALGISQAAWTAQVMPIRVTNREDGRARTADINAAIRHAADAGAQVINVSYGGVQLDSVNAAARYAQERGAVVIMPAGNEGRYQGDWKRQPSVLAVGAIGRNGQRASFSNHGSFVDFVAPGQGVTSLYPNQGYARWNGTSFASPLVASAAALVVAANPELTPMQVAEVLRQAVVVDGDQMEADMLPGVIDAARAVELAVAIAEGVMDAPAVAMADATASAGGVDEARWQTHAAAREAELLQSPQGYVTHIYSTRAQ
- a CDS encoding efflux RND transporter permease subunit, which produces MNEKNPNPPRTLLDPLLRFCLEQKLVVALVALLLIAYGVAVAPFDWDIDWLPRNPVAVDAIPNLGENQQIVFTEWPGRSPQDVEDQLTYPLTVNLMGLPGVREVRSQSMLGFSMIFIIFDDDIEFYWSRSRIIEKLNSLPADALPDGVAPALGPDATALGQVFWYSLQGHDPDGNPVGGWDLHELRAAQDWYVRYGLLAAEGISEVASIGGYVPEYLVEADPDAMRAYNVNMRDLLDAVRESNLDVGAGVTEINNVEYLIRGVGFIKTLEDLERATLAVRDDNVPVRVGDVANVSRAPGPRRGALTVGGAEAVGGVAVVREGYNPLQAIHNLKDRIEEITPGLPAKVLIDWDQTTPRDVRHFADAHDFNAYADAELDHDAWLNFLRNTSRDDWPGWINISQLEVVPFYDRTNLIYETLGTLNDALVQQILVTIIVVLVLVMHLRSAMIISAMLPLAVLISFILMKLVGIDANVVALAGIAIAIGTIVDMGLIVTENVLKHLAEARDDEPRLDVVFRGVREVGSAVLTAISTTVVSFLPVFMLTGESGKMFIPLAFTKTFVLIASIFIALTIVPAAVHLIIAGRITGRTMLRAALFGLGVTAIAIVTLGTLQDWGWVTFAGALLLAVVFYHLLEDELPTLIRTLRPGWAQPSERFARMLRRAATWLASAVAIVVVGVILAQVWEPLGPERGFVRNLIFVTLLIGGLLTLFWLFMLAYAHILRFLLAVKTAFLIIPVLMILLGLSIWLGFDRTFSFIPAAVDRAGGDSDTIRLSGPWVWANHAMPGLGREFMPRLDEGTFLWMPTIMPHGSIGEALDVLQYQDLAIASVPEIEGVYGKIGRAESALDPAPVSMIETVIDYKSEYITDDAGRRINFKFDRDTNEHVRDDEGEIIPDPRGRPYRQWRDHINSPRDIWNELAAAADLPGATSAPLDQPINIRQVMLQTGMRASMGVKVRAPDLDTLDRVAVQIERLLRELPSINPNTVNADRVVGKPYLEIHPDREAIARFGLRIDDVQQVIQAAIGGEAVSTTVEGRERYPIRVRYARDMRQDIEAMQRVMLPAGDGAQVPLEQVADIRYARGPQMIRAEDTFLTAYVTFGAQQGQAEIDVVEQARAYLDEKIASGELAVPAGVSWRFAGRYEQQVQTMQTMRVILPVALAIIFLILYFQFRSTVTTFIVFSGIAVAWAGGFIMLHLYSQPWFANFDVFGVNMRDLFQLQPVNLSVAVWVGFLALFGIAVDDGVVMATYLRQSFRDRKTESVAQIREAVLHAGLRRVRPCLMTSATTILALLPVLTATGRGADIMIPMAIPSVGGMSLVLITMFTVPVLYCLAEEIKWKLRRPADTD